The following are encoded together in the Onychostoma macrolepis isolate SWU-2019 chromosome 03, ASM1243209v1, whole genome shotgun sequence genome:
- the LOC131537594 gene encoding rano class II histocompatibility antigen, A beta chain-like isoform X1, with protein MSLLKHLSCHLILTLSLLTGTESAHQYYYTRELRCIYSSSDLSDMVYIDNFYLNKFLFAQFNSTLGRFVGFSENGMKYAENWNNSTFLLTERAGVDIYCRFYIKTKDTPDRTKDVKPMVMLSLVKQAGGRHPAVLMCSAYEFYPRHIKVYWLRDGKVVTSDVTSVMEMADGDWYYQIHSELEYTPRSGQKISCVVEHASFNKPMIYDWMYPTDPSLSEAERNTIALGASGLVLGIIIAAAGLIYYKKKSTGRMLVPHFLWKISQSILN; from the exons ATGTCACTGCTAAAGCACTTGAGCTGTCATCTCATTTTGACACTGTCTTTATTGACTGGAACAGAAAGTG CTCATCAATATTATTACACAAGAGAGTTAAGATGCATCTACAGCTCCTCTGATCTCAGTGACATGGTGTATATTgacaacttttatttaaataaatttctaTTCGCACAGTTCAACAGTACTTTGGGGAGGTTTGTGGGATTTAGTGAGAATGGAATGAAATATGCTGAGAACTGGAACAATAGCACCTTTTTGCTAACAGAGAGAGCTGGTGTTGATATATACTGCAGATTTTATATTAAAACCAAGGACACGCCGGACCGTACTAAAGATG TGAAACCGATGGTTATGCTCAGTTTAGTGAAGCAGGCCGGTGGCAGACATCCAGCTGTGTTGATGTGCAGCGCATATGAATTTTATCCTCGACACATCAAAGTGTACTGGTTGAGAGATGGTAAAGTGGTGACCTCAGATGTGACCTCTGTAATGGAGATGGCTGATGGAGATTGGTACTATCAGATCCACTCTGAACTGGAATATACTCCCAGATCTGGACAGAAGATCTCCTGTGTGGTGGAGCATGCCAGCTTCAATAAACCCATGATTTATGACTGGA TGTACCCTACAGATCCGTCTCTTTCTGAGGCTGAAAGGAATACAATCGCCCTCGGGGCATCTGGTCTGGTGCTGGGAATCATCATAGCAGCTGCTGGACTCATTTACTACAAGAAGAAGTCAACAG GAAGGATGCTAGTACCTCATTTTCTATGGAAAATTTCTCAATCAATTCtcaactaa
- the LOC131537594 gene encoding rano class II histocompatibility antigen, A beta chain-like isoform X2, producing MSLLKHLSCHLILTLSLLTGTESAHQYYYTRELRCIYSSSDLSDMVYIDNFYLNKFLFAQFNSTLGRFVGFSENGMKYAENWNNSTFLLTERAGVDIYCRFYIKTKDTPDRTKDVKPMVMLSLVKQAGGRHPAVLMCSAYEFYPRHIKVYWLRDGKVVTSDVTSVMEMADGDWYYQIHSELEYTPRSGQKISCVVEHASFNKPMIYDWNPSLSEAERNTIALGASGLVLGIIIAAAGLIYYKKKSTGRMLVPHFLWKISQSILN from the exons ATGTCACTGCTAAAGCACTTGAGCTGTCATCTCATTTTGACACTGTCTTTATTGACTGGAACAGAAAGTG CTCATCAATATTATTACACAAGAGAGTTAAGATGCATCTACAGCTCCTCTGATCTCAGTGACATGGTGTATATTgacaacttttatttaaataaatttctaTTCGCACAGTTCAACAGTACTTTGGGGAGGTTTGTGGGATTTAGTGAGAATGGAATGAAATATGCTGAGAACTGGAACAATAGCACCTTTTTGCTAACAGAGAGAGCTGGTGTTGATATATACTGCAGATTTTATATTAAAACCAAGGACACGCCGGACCGTACTAAAGATG TGAAACCGATGGTTATGCTCAGTTTAGTGAAGCAGGCCGGTGGCAGACATCCAGCTGTGTTGATGTGCAGCGCATATGAATTTTATCCTCGACACATCAAAGTGTACTGGTTGAGAGATGGTAAAGTGGTGACCTCAGATGTGACCTCTGTAATGGAGATGGCTGATGGAGATTGGTACTATCAGATCCACTCTGAACTGGAATATACTCCCAGATCTGGACAGAAGATCTCCTGTGTGGTGGAGCATGCCAGCTTCAATAAACCCATGATTTATGACTGGA ATCCGTCTCTTTCTGAGGCTGAAAGGAATACAATCGCCCTCGGGGCATCTGGTCTGGTGCTGGGAATCATCATAGCAGCTGCTGGACTCATTTACTACAAGAAGAAGTCAACAG GAAGGATGCTAGTACCTCATTTTCTATGGAAAATTTCTCAATCAATTCtcaactaa